GCTCAAGGTGACGAGCAGAAAAACCTTGGTGGTCTTTCTGGTGTATGTGAGGATAAAGTAGGGGCTAAACTTGACACCCTTTTGTTTGTGCTATAGAATGGGTGATATTAGCTTGAGGCTATGGTTGGATAAACCCGAACGATCAGTGAATGTCTCTGAATGCTTGCACATATTTAGGGAAATAGTAGAAATTGTTCATGTGGCTCATTCTCAAGGAATTGTTGTTCATAATGTGAGGCCCTCCTGCTTTGTCATGTCATCTTTCAACCATGTCTCGTTTATTGAGTCAGCAACTTGTTCCGATTCTGGCTCAGATACTTTAGAAGAAGCTGTTGAGATCAAAACTCCAACACCTACTCCTAGCTATGATATGCATCAACAGAGATGTTTAGGAAGTGAAGATTTTGTGCCTGTCAAGACTTCAACAGCTTCTTTGACAGACTCTAGTTGCATGTTGTCAAGTTTGGTGTTTGTGGCACCTGCATCATTAATAGATGAtacagaagaaaataaaatgaaaaacagaagaaaggaTGAGGAAGTTGCAGTAAAGAAGCAATCATTTTCAACAAAACAGGTACTGCAGATGGAGGCGAGTTGGTATACTAGTCCTGAAGAGTTTGCTGGTGCTTCACCTTCCTGTGCTTCAGACGTTTACCGGTTGGGAGTTCTTCTTTTTGAGGTTCACAACAGAAATATACAAACCATGTTTATGTTGTTAGATTTTAGTTGGTTGCTTTTGAtctgatttttcttcttttccatgTTATTCCAATGGAATTGTAAAGTTTTCACAGATCCTTTGTTCctatttgctttttcaatttaagCTAACTTGAGAATTCTACTTGTGATCAGCTATTTTGTCCACTCATctcaagagaagaaaagagcAGAACCATGTCCGGCCTAAGACATAGAGTTCTTCCTCCACAGTTACTTTTAAAATGGCCTAAAGAAGCTTCATTTTGCTTGTGGTTATTACATCCTGAGCCTAATAGTCGTCCAACAATAGGGTAAATTTTCTTCATCACATGCCTTTTACATATCAAATATCCAAATTGTTTGCAAATGTTTGAATTACCTGCCACTTGTAtgcattgttttctttttcccttccGTTATCCATTTCCTTAACTTTTGATTGGAAGGTTGAAATTAAGCGAATtggataataattttgaataaattaagaTCCTTAAGATGGTTTTTCACATAAACCAAGACTGCATTTAGGTCTTGAGATTGTTTATTGTTTAAGGTTTGTGATCTGCATTTCTCCTTGATGGACTTCACATGGAGTTTGTCTTTTAGATGTTAGATCACGGATAAAAGAAGTGCAACCAAACACACGTGGAGAAAAGAATATAGAGATAGAATaggaaacaaaatagaaaagagTATCTGATTTTGCATAATTCAAGATGACATGCAATCAATCAAATAGCATGCAGTGCAAAGCACATCGCCCTTAAAATGCATAGAGACATGATTGTGCTGCAGTGAAGTACGAGTAATCTCAATCAAATGATAACTTTCATCCTTAGCAATTCCAACTGAGTGATATTTCaacaatttttgttattatttaattgtgTTGCAGGCAGTTGTTGCAGAGTGAGTTTCTTAATGAACCAAGAGATGATATAGAAAACTGTGAGGCAGCGGTAGAAGTTAGAGAAAGGATAGATGATCAGGAGTTGTTGCAAGAATTCCTTTCATTAATTCAACAGAAAAAAGAGGAAGCTGCTGAGAAGTTACAGCATACTATCTCATTTCTGTGTTCAGATATTGAAGAAGCGACTAAGCAGAAAACTCTATTTAATGAGATAACTGGCACTGGACTAGATGATTGTACCACATCAACTTTCCCGTCCATTACAGTTGTCGATAATGAGGAATCTGCTTGTCTAGGGACCAGAAAACGGGTCAGAACTATTCCGTGTGTTGATGACACTGAAGGGATTGATAATAACATGAGTGATGATCAGAAAAATGACAGGAGTATTCTTTCAAAAACTCCACGgtttttgaataatttacaGAAACTAGAGTCAGCATACTTTTTGACACGATGCAAATCAGCCTATTCCTCAGGGAAACTTGCGGTTCAACATTCACCTATTGGTACTGATGAAAGGAGTTGTGTCAATAAAGTAGCATTAAAAGAGAAGTTCAGGGAGGGAAAAAGTCCTTGGACAAATCCTTTCCTTGAGGGTTTGAGCAAGTACCTATCTTTCAGTAAGTTAAAGGTTAAGGCTGACCTGAAACAAGGGGATCTTTTGCAGTCTTCCAACCTGGTATGCTCACTCAGTTTTGATCGCGATGCAGAATATTTTGCTACTGCAGGAGTAAACAAGAAGATTAAAGTTTTTGAATGTAACACTACCATAAATGAGGATCGTGATATCCACTATCCAGTAGTTGAGATGGTTAGCCGGTCAACATTGAGTAGTACATGTTGGAATACTTACATCAAAAGTCAAATTGCTTCAAGTAACTTTGAAGGTGTTGTACAGGTAGGCCTACGCATAAGAAATTATTTGATGATTTGGGTCATTCTGGTCCCTATCAATTTCCACATGACACATAGTCAAGCTTTATTAATTCtttctcataaattaaaaattcggCAGCTACTGTCACGTAGAGATTAGCCAAGACCATGGCTATGTGATGGTTTTGAACTATGTAATAATTTATTGTCAACAGTTTGTCGTCTATGATTTCCATACCATTAATTGAACCTTaccatttttcttgtttcagTTATGGGATGTGACAAGAAGTCACGTGCAGTCTGAAATGAGGGAGCATGAGCAAAGGGTATGGTCTATTGATTTCTCATCAGCGGATCCGACGTTGTTAGCAAGTGGGAGTGATGACGGTTCTGTCAAGCTATGGAATATCAATCAGGCAATCAGACCAAACATTCTTTTGTATGTTTTATGTGTTTAATTCTAGATGTATGATGGGTTGTTTCCCTCACATGTGCTGTTACTGCAGGGAATTAGTGTTGGTACCATCAAAACAAAGGCAAATGTGTGTTGTGTTCAGTTTCCCCTTGAATTTGCTCATTCCCTTGCATTTGGTTCGGCAGATCATCGGATATATTACTATGATCTTCGCAACCTGAAAGTGCCTCTTTGTACATTGGTTGGACACGATAAGACAGTGAGCTACATCAAGTTTGTAGACACCATGAGCCTAGTCTCTGCATCCACAGATAACACTTTGAAGCTTTGGGATTTGTCCTTGTGTGCTTCTCGAGTTATAGACTCACCAATTCAATCATTCACTGGTCATATGAATGTTAAGGTATATTTGTTGACAAGAATTTGTCTCTTCTCTGGAAAATGAAGAagctttgaaaaaatattttaaggaatGGTATTACTAGGAATAAAGATTATGGCTCTTTGTTGGTATATTGGCCAAAACATTCTTTAGAATGACTCTCAATAGAAGGGATGGATGATATTGGTGATTAGTGATTGGCGGTATTGGCCAAAGTCACATTCCACCATTAAGTGCGAGTAGGTATATAAGGTGACAACCTCCTGTAAACTATAGTAAATGTATCCAAACTCCTGTAGTTATTAAATTTCTTCTTCCGCAACCTAGTAGTTGAGGCAGGTGATCTGAGATTTTTCAACACCCTCTTGCTTGACCAAATATGATAGAAATTGTGGAAATGGTGGAGATCCCAACCACAAATCATGGAAGCAATGAAAATGTACTATAGGCTTTGATACCACCACATCAGACCAATTGGCCAAACTCCTAAAAGTTGGCTCAAAAGAGGAGGATTTTCTAGTCTTATAAGGGGTATTTTTTACTGCATTCccaaataatgtgggacatcttaACACACACCCTTCATGCTTAGGATCTAACATTTGGTGTGTGAATTTTGCAAGATTGTCTGCTTTGATGCATAATGGCTTTGTCACGGTTTTGTCCTTTAAAAGGTTCCTTGATGTGTTAAGGGAGAAAGGTGTTTATAAACCATCCTTGGTCTCGACTACTAAGCGATGTAGGACTTTTTGGCATACTCTAACAAAAGGTTATAGAACAATTTAGAGAATAATTTGACTgattaaaaatcaattgaatGAGCAATCATATAGAAGTATTGAAATTTAAAGGCAACGATGGAGAGGTGAAGTTTGATCAATGTCAATAGACTTGTTGGAGTACAGGTGTGAAATGAAGTTTCATATTGAGTAAGAATGAGaaggttgagcaccatataTGTGAAAATAAGACTCATAAAATTGAACCTTAAGATTTTGGGTTAAGGTGGTGTTAGGTTCACTTACATGGTTTGCTTGGTAATCCATTGGTGTAAATCTCCTCGATGTTTACCTCTTTGGGTTTCCCAAACAACTTGTATCAGAGTCAGTGGTTCGACGCGATGTTTGATTTAGACAAGTATAATGGAGTTAGCGATGGATCCATGGATATAGGAATCCCTTGTATCGAAAGTCTTCTTAATGGGTGAGTCCATGCATGGAGGCTAGGCAACAGGTCTCGTAGACATTGCGGCAGCGCAAGGTACTAGAGAATGTTGGCAGCAATAACTAGATGAGCTGGAGCAGCCACGGTTAAGCTCTAAGGGCTACCACTAGGTACTCATGGATTGAAAATGACTTCCACTCGAGGGGGAAGCTACCATGTGGAAGAGACTTACATTTGAGGGGGAGATTGTTGAAGTATAAGTGTAAAATGAGGTCCCACATCGGGTAGGAATAGGAAGGTTGAAAAG
Above is a window of Glycine soja cultivar W05 chromosome 12, ASM419377v2, whole genome shotgun sequence DNA encoding:
- the LOC114378555 gene encoding protein SPA1-RELATED 3-like isoform X2; translated protein: MGDISLRLWLDKPERSVNVSECLHIFREIVEIVHVAHSQGIVVHNVRPSCFVMSSFNHVSFIESATCSDSGSDTLEEAVEIKTPTPTPSYDMHQQRCLGSEDFVPVKTSTASLTDSSCMLSSLVFVAPASLIDDTEENKMKNRRKDEEVAVKKQSFSTKQVLQMEASWYTSPEEFAGASPSCASDVYRLGVLLFELFCPLISREEKSRTMSGLRHRVLPPQLLLKWPKEASFCLWLLHPEPNSRPTIGQLLQSEFLNEPRDDIENCEAAVEVRERIDDQELLQEFLSLIQQKKEEAAEKLQHTISFLCSDIEEATKQKTLFNEITGTGLDDCTTSTFPSITVVDNEESACLGTRKRVRTIPCVDDTEGIDNNMSDDQKNDRSILSKTPRFLNNLQKLESAYFLTRCKSAYSSGKLAVQHSPIGTDERSCVNKVALKEKFREGKSPWTNPFLEGLSKYLSFSKLKVKADLKQGDLLQSSNLVCSLSFDRDAEYFATAGVNKKIKVFECNTTINEDRDIHYPVVEMVSRSTLSSTCWNTYIKSQIASSNFEGVVQLWDVTRSHVQSEMREHEQRVWSIDFSSADPTLLASGSDDGSVKLWNINQAIRPNILLISWGCLYLMVTLLLVQRQTRCSYTTRLFPCQHYLSNFTVVTLFLGMKRMILHSSSLLFVGAVSPPPYLLQIPQEMSKFWR
- the LOC114378555 gene encoding protein SPA1-RELATED 3-like isoform X1, which gives rise to MGDISLRLWLDKPERSVNVSECLHIFREIVEIVHVAHSQGIVVHNVRPSCFVMSSFNHVSFIESATCSDSGSDTLEEAVEIKTPTPTPSYDMHQQRCLGSEDFVPVKTSTASLTDSSCMLSSLVFVAPASLIDDTEENKMKNRRKDEEVAVKKQSFSTKQVLQMEASWYTSPEEFAGASPSCASDVYRLGVLLFELFCPLISREEKSRTMSGLRHRVLPPQLLLKWPKEASFCLWLLHPEPNSRPTIGQLLQSEFLNEPRDDIENCEAAVEVRERIDDQELLQEFLSLIQQKKEEAAEKLQHTISFLCSDIEEATKQKTLFNEITGTGLDDCTTSTFPSITVVDNEESACLGTRKRVRTIPCVDDTEGIDNNMSDDQKNDRSILSKTPRFLNNLQKLESAYFLTRCKSAYSSGKLAVQHSPIGTDERSCVNKVALKEKFREGKSPWTNPFLEGLSKYLSFSKLKVKADLKQGDLLQSSNLVCSLSFDRDAEYFATAGVNKKIKVFECNTTINEDRDIHYPVVEMVSRSTLSSTCWNTYIKSQIASSNFEGVVQLWDVTRSHVQSEMREHEQRVWSIDFSSADPTLLASGSDDGSVKLWNINQGISVGTIKTKANVCCVQFPLEFAHSLAFGSADHRIYYYDLRNLKVPLCTLVGHDKTVSYIKFVDTMSLVSASTDNTLKLWDLSLCASRVIDSPIQSFTGHMNVKNFVGLSVSDGYIATGSETNEVFIYHKAFPMPALSFKFYSSDPLFGNEEDDSTQFITSVCWRGQSSTLLAANSTGNVKILEMT
- the LOC114378555 gene encoding protein SPA1-RELATED 3-like isoform X3 encodes the protein MSGLRHRVLPPQLLLKWPKEASFCLWLLHPEPNSRPTIGQLLQSEFLNEPRDDIENCEAAVEVRERIDDQELLQEFLSLIQQKKEEAAEKLQHTISFLCSDIEEATKQKTLFNEITGTGLDDCTTSTFPSITVVDNEESACLGTRKRVRTIPCVDDTEGIDNNMSDDQKNDRSILSKTPRFLNNLQKLESAYFLTRCKSAYSSGKLAVQHSPIGTDERSCVNKVALKEKFREGKSPWTNPFLEGLSKYLSFSKLKVKADLKQGDLLQSSNLVCSLSFDRDAEYFATAGVNKKIKVFECNTTINEDRDIHYPVVEMVSRSTLSSTCWNTYIKSQIASSNFEGVVQLWDVTRSHVQSEMREHEQRVWSIDFSSADPTLLASGSDDGSVKLWNINQGISVGTIKTKANVCCVQFPLEFAHSLAFGSADHRIYYYDLRNLKVPLCTLVGHDKTVSYIKFVDTMSLVSASTDNTLKLWDLSLCASRVIDSPIQSFTGHMNVKNFVGLSVSDGYIATGSETNEVFIYHKAFPMPALSFKFYSSDPLFGNEEDDSTQFITSVCWRGQSSTLLAANSTGNVKILEMT